From Methanosarcinales archaeon, a single genomic window includes:
- a CDS encoding transposase translates to MHTSKETQKHLETVPQRFEFVFTPKHASWLNIIESLFSKMTRSMLRGIRVSGKNELI, encoded by the coding sequence GTGCATACGTCAAAAGAAACTCAAAAACATCTCGAAACTGTCCCGCAAAGATTTGAATTTGTTTTTACTCCAAAACATGCTTCCTGGCTGAATATTATTGAGAGTTTATTTAGTAAAATGACCAGAAGCATGTTAAGAGGAATTAGAGTTTCAGGTAAAAATGAGTTGATTGA
- a CDS encoding ATP-binding cassette domain-containing protein, whose product MDNISFEILQGEIFGMIGPNGAGKSTTFAMLTTLIKPTEGTIRVASYDVQKDPNKIRQFIGIVPQQHSLYPDLTARENLELMGNLYNVPKELMDQLIKFYLELVNLEHHAIFLVSSRIKKYSGTASIDCSPSYPVFLDI is encoded by the coding sequence GTGGACAATATCAGTTTTGAAATACTGCAAGGGGAGATTTTCGGTATGATAGGACCTAATGGAGCAGGCAAATCAACCACTTTCGCAATGCTGACCACATTGATAAAACCCACCGAAGGAACCATCAGGGTCGCATCCTACGATGTGCAAAAGGACCCTAATAAGATCAGGCAGTTCATAGGCATCGTTCCCCAGCAACACAGTCTTTACCCTGATCTGACTGCACGAGAAAACCTTGAGCTTATGGGCAACCTGTATAACGTCCCCAAAGAACTCATGGACCAGCTGATCAAGTTCTACCTGGAACTGGTTAATCTTGAACATCACGCAATCTTCCTTGTTTCTTCCCGGATTAAGAAATATTCAGGTACCGCGTCAATTGATTGCAGTCCTTCATATCCTGTTTTTTTGGATATCTGA